Proteins from a genomic interval of Bdellovibrionota bacterium:
- a CDS encoding helix-turn-helix transcriptional regulator, whose protein sequence is MAKSAVQILRSSSDVERPPSDAALLYPIEDVPPTPAELNFGAYLRRERILRGITRNEIARVTKVRPEYVEALEGNRFAELPPRAFVVGFLRVFARHVGLNGDEVVNRFLTELAHQEAFEEGPSHGRQERWKRILKFSLTLLGVAGLLGLMFAPLLRS, encoded by the coding sequence ATGGCGAAAAGTGCCGTTCAAATCTTAAGGTCATCGAGTGACGTAGAACGCCCACCGTCCGACGCGGCTCTCCTCTATCCGATCGAGGACGTTCCTCCGACACCGGCGGAACTTAATTTCGGGGCCTATCTTCGCCGGGAGCGAATTCTGAGAGGGATTACACGAAACGAAATCGCTCGAGTGACGAAAGTGCGTCCCGAGTACGTGGAGGCTTTGGAAGGGAACCGTTTCGCCGAACTTCCGCCGCGGGCGTTTGTCGTCGGATTTTTGCGGGTCTTTGCCCGACACGTGGGGCTCAACGGAGATGAGGTGGTCAACCGGTTCTTGACCGAATTGGCCCATCAGGAGGCTTTTGAGGAAGGCCCATCGCACGGCCGGCAGGAGCGTTGGAAGCGAATCCTCAAGTTTTCGCTCACCTTGCTCGGCGTTGCCGGTCTCCTGGGCTTGATGTTCGCACCCCTTTTACGATCGTAA
- a CDS encoding tetratricopeptide repeat protein: MGPFDGELLMKNTPNFISIFALCLLASSCGPSKAKRVQESSLRLRVAQEMHAKGDTIQAMAELLKAENLNPEEAEIQNMLGLLFAEKGSTAEAEKHFRKAVQLDKEFSEAHNHLCILYIELNRYDEAIAQCTKAVENITYATPERAYHNMGIAYEKKGDIPKATEAYRKALLRNPNFVMSRKALGVIYMDQKKYKEAAAELEFAGKACKASPKGAWGSECSETMYRLAVSYVNLRQRDKAAAAFKSCVEADKEGVYGEKCRSNLKVIE; the protein is encoded by the coding sequence ATGGGTCCGTTTGATGGCGAGCTTCTGATGAAGAACACACCCAATTTCATTTCAATTTTTGCGCTATGCCTTTTGGCAAGTTCATGTGGACCGAGTAAAGCCAAGAGAGTTCAGGAATCGTCTTTGCGTCTCCGCGTCGCCCAGGAGATGCACGCCAAAGGAGATACGATTCAGGCGATGGCGGAGCTCCTAAAGGCCGAGAACTTAAATCCCGAAGAGGCGGAGATTCAGAACATGCTGGGACTTCTCTTCGCGGAGAAAGGCTCCACAGCGGAGGCGGAGAAACATTTTCGGAAGGCCGTGCAGCTGGATAAGGAGTTCTCGGAAGCGCACAACCACCTATGCATTCTGTACATTGAACTCAATCGATACGACGAGGCGATTGCGCAATGCACGAAGGCCGTGGAGAACATTACGTACGCCACCCCCGAACGGGCCTATCACAACATGGGAATCGCCTACGAAAAAAAAGGGGACATTCCGAAGGCGACCGAAGCGTACCGCAAAGCACTTCTTCGCAATCCGAATTTCGTGATGAGCCGAAAGGCGCTCGGCGTGATCTATATGGATCAAAAGAAATATAAGGAGGCGGCTGCCGAGCTGGAATTTGCGGGCAAAGCGTGCAAGGCATCCCCGAAAGGGGCGTGGGGTTCCGAATGTTCGGAAACGATGTACCGATTAGCGGTGAGTTACGTCAATCTCCGGCAGCGGGACAAGGCGGCGGCTGCGTTCAAGAGCTGCGTGGAGGCGGACAAGGAAGGAGTGTATGGCGAAAAGTGCCGTTCAAATCTTAAGGTCATCGAGTGA
- the mtnP gene encoding S-methyl-5'-thioadenosine phosphorylase: MREKKFGIVGGSGLYEMQGLTKVEKHKVETPFGAPSAEYLSGELEPGVRLYFLPRHGVGHRFLPGEINYRANIYGFKKLGVEWLMSVSAVGSMKEEIHPGDMVVPDQFLDRTMGRVSTFFGNGIVGHVAFGDPVCPKLRKTIVSSAKKVGARTHDGGTYICMEGPQFSTRAESHWYRAAGVSVIGMTNLPEAKLAREAELCYSTLALATDYDCWRESEEAVTVEMVVGTMKKNVETARKIILEVVKNIPDRNCACKEALNAAIQTDPKAIPPSARERLSLLLGDRFR, from the coding sequence ATGCGTGAGAAAAAATTCGGAATTGTGGGCGGAAGCGGCCTTTACGAGATGCAGGGGCTGACCAAAGTGGAAAAACATAAAGTCGAGACCCCCTTCGGGGCGCCGTCGGCCGAGTATCTTTCCGGCGAATTGGAACCCGGCGTGCGGCTTTATTTTCTTCCGCGCCATGGCGTCGGGCATCGATTCCTTCCGGGAGAGATTAATTACCGGGCGAATATTTATGGGTTTAAGAAACTCGGCGTGGAATGGCTGATGAGTGTCAGCGCCGTCGGGAGCATGAAAGAAGAGATTCACCCGGGAGACATGGTGGTTCCCGATCAATTCCTGGATCGGACGATGGGAAGGGTTTCAACCTTTTTCGGAAACGGAATCGTCGGCCACGTGGCTTTCGGCGATCCGGTCTGTCCGAAACTTCGAAAAACGATCGTCTCCTCTGCAAAGAAAGTCGGCGCCCGGACGCATGACGGCGGGACGTACATCTGCATGGAAGGACCGCAGTTTTCCACTCGCGCGGAATCCCATTGGTATCGAGCGGCGGGTGTGAGCGTGATCGGGATGACAAATCTTCCGGAGGCCAAGCTCGCCCGAGAAGCCGAGCTCTGTTATTCGACGCTGGCTTTGGCGACCGACTACGACTGTTGGCGCGAATCCGAAGAGGCCGTTACTGTGGAGATGGTGGTCGGGACGATGAAAAAGAATGTTGAGACGGCCCGGAAAATCATCCTCGAAGTGGTGAAAAACATTCCGGACCGGAACTGCGCCTGCAAAGAGGCTCTGAATGCGGCGATACAAACGGATCCGAAGGCGATCCCACCTTCGGCTCGCGAGCGGTTGTCGCTCCTACTTGGGGACCGTTTCCGGTAA
- the rlmN gene encoding 23S rRNA (adenine(2503)-C(2))-methyltransferase RlmN — protein sequence MMTEAESLLGLTAEELSGELQRMGEPRYRAKQICAWLYAEPVRSFTEMANLPEALRKGLAERFKFEVPASAVQVSADGTRKYRLTLEDGEVIECVWIPEAARKTLCVSSQVGCALNCQFCVTGAVGYQRNLTAGEIVAQIRHVMLMEKLPVTNLVFMGMGEPLLNVENVVQAIRVLTRKEGFGFGKRKITVSTAGVVPQIESFVKATGVKLAISLTGATDASRNHWMPINKKYSLESLSKALRRMKLGKGRKITFEVVLMGGENDTEEEARNLSKYLSGIPAKVNLIPYNENPFFPRLKRPKPENVDRFRKILLLKRIQTMVRKNRGTDIMGACGQLAGRSVEPEVLRRMQHA from the coding sequence ATGATGACCGAGGCAGAGAGCTTACTGGGATTGACGGCGGAGGAACTGAGCGGAGAGCTTCAACGCATGGGAGAACCCCGCTATCGCGCCAAACAGATTTGCGCATGGCTATACGCCGAACCGGTTCGATCGTTTACAGAGATGGCGAATCTGCCCGAGGCGCTTCGAAAGGGGCTGGCCGAACGTTTCAAATTTGAAGTGCCGGCTTCCGCAGTCCAAGTGTCGGCCGATGGAACAAGAAAATATCGCCTGACGCTGGAGGATGGCGAGGTAATTGAGTGCGTTTGGATTCCGGAAGCCGCGCGAAAAACTCTGTGTGTTTCCTCGCAAGTCGGTTGCGCGTTAAACTGCCAATTTTGTGTGACGGGAGCCGTGGGCTATCAACGCAACCTCACGGCGGGCGAAATTGTTGCGCAGATCCGGCATGTGATGCTGATGGAAAAACTCCCGGTGACGAATCTTGTGTTCATGGGAATGGGGGAGCCGCTGCTCAACGTAGAGAACGTCGTCCAAGCGATTCGTGTTTTAACCCGCAAGGAAGGGTTCGGATTTGGAAAACGGAAGATCACGGTGTCCACCGCCGGCGTGGTCCCCCAAATCGAATCATTTGTGAAAGCGACCGGAGTGAAGCTGGCGATCTCCTTGACCGGAGCTACGGATGCCTCCCGGAATCACTGGATGCCCATCAACAAGAAGTACTCCCTGGAATCGTTATCGAAAGCTCTCCGGCGAATGAAATTGGGTAAGGGAAGGAAAATTACGTTCGAAGTGGTCTTGATGGGAGGCGAGAACGATACGGAAGAGGAAGCCCGGAATTTGTCCAAATACCTTTCCGGAATACCCGCGAAGGTGAATTTGATTCCGTACAACGAGAACCCGTTTTTCCCCCGTCTCAAACGGCCTAAGCCTGAAAACGTGGATCGGTTTCGAAAAATTCTTCTATTGAAACGGATTCAAACAATGGTACGGAAGAACCGCGGTACCGATATTATGGGGGCCTGCGGACAGTTGGCGGGCCGCTCCGTGGAACCGGAGGTCTTGAGGAGGATGCAACATGCGTGA
- a CDS encoding Fic family protein, whose amino-acid sequence MVEEISGYRQRILSATVQVPWIPILQKDARVRTTHSSTAIEGNPLTLEEVREVEEDRPVLESTERARREIVNQLAGLRFVERNQSKKIVTRSDLFRLHKIIASEVMDQGEPGRYRTFNVRVGYYIPPPAHQVPRLMSEYLQWWNEKTVEWSPVISSAILHYRFEEIHPFGDGNGRVGRAVALWELYRRGFDTHHIFSVDEIYWEDRPRYYAQLDAVRKAKGDLSGWLEFSAEAIHLTLERVLGRIERLASVGSGAPIILTPKQERLLQLLRDKGGLTPREVWRELEVTKQGAVKILKPMLSSGLIRRIGTRKSGKYVVA is encoded by the coding sequence ATGGTGGAGGAGATCTCCGGCTATCGGCAAAGGATCTTGTCGGCCACGGTCCAAGTCCCGTGGATTCCAATCCTCCAAAAGGATGCCCGCGTTCGAACGACGCACAGCTCCACCGCCATCGAAGGAAATCCTCTTACCTTGGAAGAAGTGCGGGAGGTCGAGGAGGACCGGCCGGTATTGGAGTCTACCGAACGCGCTCGCAGAGAAATTGTGAATCAGTTGGCCGGGCTCCGCTTTGTTGAAAGGAACCAGAGCAAGAAAATTGTTACCCGAAGCGATCTCTTTCGACTTCACAAGATCATCGCGTCCGAGGTCATGGACCAGGGAGAACCCGGCCGTTATCGCACGTTCAACGTCCGTGTGGGCTACTATATTCCTCCACCGGCCCACCAGGTTCCGCGGCTCATGAGCGAATATCTTCAATGGTGGAATGAAAAGACCGTCGAATGGTCTCCGGTCATTTCCTCGGCCATCCTTCACTATCGTTTTGAGGAGATTCACCCTTTTGGTGACGGCAACGGACGGGTGGGACGCGCCGTTGCGCTCTGGGAGCTTTATCGGAGGGGGTTCGATACACATCATATTTTTTCAGTAGACGAGATTTATTGGGAAGACCGGCCGCGGTATTACGCCCAACTGGACGCCGTTCGAAAAGCCAAAGGGGATCTTAGCGGATGGCTGGAATTTTCGGCAGAGGCCATTCATCTGACCTTGGAACGAGTGTTGGGACGCATTGAACGCCTGGCTTCGGTCGGGTCGGGTGCCCCCATAATCTTGACTCCCAAACAGGAGCGGCTTCTTCAGCTTCTTCGGGACAAAGGGGGACTCACCCCGAGAGAGGTCTGGCGGGAACTCGAGGTCACCAAACAAGGGGCCGTGAAAATCTTGAAGCCGATGCTCTCCTCGGGCCTGATTCGCCGCATTGGAACTCGAAAATCGGGAAAGTATGTTGTCGCATAG
- the ndk gene encoding nucleoside-diphosphate kinase, producing MATELTLGMIKPDAVRKRLIGEIIARIEKAGLQIAAMRMTNLSKREAEAFYTIHREKHFFESLTEFMSSGPIIAMVLRGNKAISRFRELMGATNPKDAAAGTIRRDFATDVEKNAVHGSDSPESAAHEVHFFFHELAILRANPE from the coding sequence ATGGCGACGGAACTTACGTTGGGAATGATCAAGCCGGATGCGGTGCGCAAGCGTTTAATCGGAGAGATTATCGCTCGGATTGAGAAAGCGGGCCTTCAGATCGCGGCGATGAGAATGACGAATCTTTCCAAACGCGAAGCGGAAGCCTTTTACACCATTCACCGCGAGAAACATTTTTTTGAGAGCTTAACCGAGTTCATGTCCTCGGGACCGATCATCGCGATGGTGCTTCGGGGGAACAAAGCGATCTCGCGGTTTCGGGAATTGATGGGAGCCACGAATCCCAAAGACGCTGCGGCCGGGACCATACGAAGAGATTTCGCGACCGACGTCGAAAAGAACGCGGTCCACGGGTCGGATTCGCCGGAGAGCGCCGCGCACGAAGTTCACTTCTTCTTTCATGAACTTGCGATTCTTCGGGCCAATCCGGAATGA